One region of Hydrogenobaculum sp. Y04AAS1 genomic DNA includes:
- a CDS encoding aspartate/ornithine carbamoyltransferase, whose translation MKYIIEAQNIKDTYKTILNRAKEFKEKRIYPTYKASCALFFEEPSTRTRLSFEKAAKNLGCETYYIQGNFSSAVKGESFFDTLLSFKKIDIDIVVFRTSDIVFDYEPLLNIDIGLINAGDGTHEHPSQGLLDVFTLLEKVNSLENQNILYVGDVYHSRVFRSGAYFFKLEGANIGVCGYPSFIPKDYPFMDKAFTNLDEAIDWAHHVIALRIQKERHKEAYNLESYFDMYGITKERYNKIRGFLMHPGPVNRDVDIDGDLLYKDKSLIANQIENGVFVRMAMIEYVLG comes from the coding sequence ATGAAATATATAATAGAAGCCCAAAACATAAAAGATACATACAAAACTATATTAAATAGGGCTAAAGAGTTTAAGGAAAAAAGGATATATCCCACTTACAAAGCATCTTGTGCTCTTTTTTTTGAAGAACCATCCACAAGAACAAGGCTTTCTTTTGAAAAAGCCGCCAAGAATTTGGGTTGTGAGACTTATTATATACAAGGTAATTTTTCATCGGCTGTAAAGGGTGAAAGTTTTTTTGATACGCTTTTATCTTTTAAAAAGATTGACATAGATATCGTTGTTTTTCGTACATCTGATATCGTATTTGATTATGAGCCACTTCTAAATATAGATATAGGCCTTATAAATGCTGGAGATGGTACGCACGAGCATCCGTCTCAGGGTCTTCTTGATGTTTTTACGCTTTTAGAAAAAGTAAATAGTTTGGAAAATCAAAATATACTATACGTAGGAGATGTTTACCACAGTAGAGTGTTTAGGTCAGGAGCTTACTTTTTCAAGTTAGAAGGGGCAAATATAGGTGTTTGTGGATATCCAAGCTTTATACCAAAAGATTATCCTTTTATGGACAAAGCTTTTACAAATTTGGATGAGGCGATTGATTGGGCTCATCATGTGATAGCTCTACGCATTCAAAAAGAAAGACACAAAGAAGCTTACAATTTAGAAAGTTATTTTGACATGTATGGTATAACAAAAGAAAGGTATAATAAGATAAGAGGATTTTTGATGCATCCTGGCCCTGTAAATAGGGATGTTGATATAGATGGTGATTTGTTGTATAAAGATAAATCTTTGATAGCAAATCAGATAGAAAACGGCGTGTTTGTCCGTATGGCTATGATAGAATATGTTTTAGGATAG
- a CDS encoding rhodanese-like domain-containing protein — MFNIPEITPEEAKKILESDPNAVLLDVRTPQEYRQIRVPGSVLIPVDDLRFKFKELDKNKKYIVMCRSGNRSAFATYALRQLGFDAFNMIGGILNWPYETERG; from the coding sequence ATGTTTAATATACCAGAGATTACACCTGAAGAAGCTAAGAAGATATTGGAATCAGATCCAAACGCTGTACTTTTGGATGTAAGGACGCCTCAAGAGTATAGACAGATAAGGGTACCGGGTAGTGTGCTAATACCGGTGGATGATCTTAGGTTTAAGTTTAAAGAGCTTGATAAGAACAAGAAGTATATTGTAATGTGTAGAAGTGGAAACAGAAGCGCTTTTGCCACTTACGCTTTGAGACAGCTTGGTTTTGATGCTTTTAATATGATAGGTGGTATATTAAATTGGCCTTACGAAACAGAAAGAGGCTAA
- a CDS encoding polyphenol oxidase family protein, with amino-acid sequence MLFYGEFEDFKIGITKNPQEVFLPKQIHSNVVVYIKGFTENVEADGVITDKINFKVGIKTADCVPIILKSKNFVGAIHAGWRGLYNGILKNAFLLFESFSEKPYFAFIGPSAKECCYEVGPEFKDYFKSLKVVDNKLFFDTQKEAINQLKALNKDIKLLIYETCSICNKEIPSYRRDKTKDRITVFVEKV; translated from the coding sequence ATGCTTTTTTATGGTGAGTTTGAAGATTTTAAGATAGGTATAACAAAAAACCCACAAGAGGTATTTTTACCAAAACAAATCCATTCAAACGTTGTAGTTTATATAAAGGGTTTTACTGAAAACGTAGAAGCCGATGGTGTTATAACAGATAAGATAAACTTTAAGGTAGGTATAAAAACGGCCGATTGCGTACCTATAATTTTAAAATCCAAAAACTTTGTAGGAGCTATACATGCTGGCTGGAGAGGACTTTACAACGGCATACTAAAAAATGCTTTTTTACTGTTTGAAAGCTTTTCAGAAAAACCTTATTTTGCTTTTATAGGTCCATCTGCTAAAGAATGCTGTTATGAGGTAGGACCAGAATTTAAAGACTATTTTAAAAGCTTAAAAGTTGTTGATAACAAACTATTTTTTGATACACAAAAAGAAGCTATAAATCAATTAAAAGCTCTTAACAAAGATATTAAGCTTTTGATATATGAGACATGTAGTATATGCAACAAAGAAATTCCAAGCTATAGAAGAGATAAGACAAAAGATAGGATAACAGTTTTTGTAGAAAAGGTGTAA
- a CDS encoding chromosome segregation and condensation protein ScpA has product MSVDFKLPEDHPFSLLIPLVEEGKIDPWSIDIANLAQLYIEQIRNMELLDMRIPANALSAATFLFKKKLEILFPKPKIHRQRLTLKELVQMYDESQTEPIDEPKEQQNTPKIPKERKKYTLTKERHRSIMKKRKIPLHRSILKDVIEHLKATINQKPTLYFSEIVEKDKASVQFTALMFIQYDKHADIYQKEHYGDIIIEKL; this is encoded by the coding sequence ATGTCAGTGGATTTTAAACTTCCAGAAGACCATCCGTTTAGCCTTTTGATACCGCTTGTAGAAGAGGGTAAAATTGACCCCTGGAGCATAGATATAGCAAATTTAGCACAACTTTACATAGAACAAATAAGAAACATGGAACTTCTTGATATGCGCATACCAGCAAATGCCCTTTCTGCTGCCACATTTTTATTTAAAAAAAAGCTTGAGATACTATTTCCAAAACCAAAAATACACCGTCAAAGACTCACGTTAAAAGAGCTTGTACAAATGTATGATGAATCTCAAACAGAACCCATAGATGAACCTAAAGAACAACAAAACACACCAAAAATACCAAAAGAAAGAAAAAAGTATACTCTCACAAAAGAAAGACATCGCTCTATTATGAAAAAACGCAAAATTCCTCTTCATAGATCCATATTAAAAGATGTGATAGAGCATCTAAAAGCTACCATAAATCAAAAACCAACGCTATACTTTTCTGAGATAGTAGAGAAAGACAAAGCCTCAGTCCAATTTACAGCCCTTATGTTTATCCAATACGACAAACATGCAGATATATATCAAAAAGAACACTACGGAGACATTATAATAGAAAAGCTTTAA
- the thrC gene encoding threonine synthase — MGYWKGLIHAYREYLPVSEKTPIITLYEGNTPLIKAQRIPDMLKVGVELYFKFEGLNPTGSFKDRGMTMAISKAAESGKRAVICASTGNTSASAAAYAARAGMKAFVVLPKGAVALGKLSQAIIYGAKVIALLGNFDDALFIVRKIGEILPVEVVNSVNPYRIEGQKTAAFEIVDALGDAPTYHFIPVGNAGNITAYWKGYKEYHAIGKSKKLPIMMGYQAEGSAPIVKGYPIKNPQTIATAIKIGNPYSWRNAIQAAKESNGKIDAVTDDEILYAYNLVASCEGVFCEPASAASVAGFIKSAKEGIFKEGDVVVCTLTGSGLKDPDTAMKSAQSPIEVPPDLNQVLKLIEI, encoded by the coding sequence ATGGGATATTGGAAAGGACTAATACACGCATATAGAGAATATTTGCCGGTTTCTGAAAAGACACCTATTATAACCCTTTACGAAGGCAACACGCCTCTTATAAAAGCTCAAAGAATACCAGACATGCTAAAAGTAGGGGTGGAGCTTTATTTTAAGTTTGAAGGCCTAAACCCCACAGGTTCTTTTAAGGATAGAGGCATGACAATGGCTATATCAAAAGCCGCCGAATCTGGTAAAAGAGCCGTTATATGTGCATCCACTGGCAATACCTCAGCTTCGGCTGCTGCTTACGCTGCAAGAGCTGGTATGAAAGCTTTTGTGGTACTTCCAAAAGGTGCTGTAGCTCTTGGTAAACTATCCCAAGCTATCATATACGGTGCCAAGGTAATAGCGCTTCTTGGAAATTTTGATGATGCTTTGTTTATAGTAAGAAAAATAGGTGAGATATTACCAGTAGAAGTGGTAAATTCTGTAAACCCTTATCGTATAGAAGGTCAAAAAACCGCTGCCTTTGAAATAGTAGATGCTTTAGGGGATGCTCCCACTTATCATTTTATACCTGTTGGAAACGCTGGTAACATAACAGCCTATTGGAAAGGTTATAAAGAGTATCATGCTATAGGAAAATCAAAAAAACTTCCCATTATGATGGGTTATCAGGCAGAAGGATCGGCTCCTATAGTAAAAGGTTATCCTATAAAAAACCCTCAAACCATAGCCACCGCTATAAAAATAGGCAATCCTTACAGCTGGAGAAATGCCATCCAAGCCGCCAAAGAATCAAACGGTAAAATTGATGCGGTTACCGATGATGAGATACTTTACGCTTACAACCTTGTGGCTTCTTGTGAAGGGGTTTTTTGTGAACCAGCTTCCGCTGCATCTGTGGCAGGCTTTATTAAAAGCGCCAAAGAAGGTATTTTTAAAGAAGGCGATGTGGTAGTCTGCACATTGACGGGTTCTGGCTTAAAAGACCCAGATACCGCTATGAAATCCGCCCAAAGCCCTATAGAAGTACCTCCAGATTTAAACCAGGTTTTGAAGCTTATAGAGATTTAA
- the ricT gene encoding regulatory iron-sulfur-containing complex subunit RicT, whose translation MYTYIRYMDTNKIGLLEGANEVLPKDSYVIINKDDSTDIAKVVGASNKLYDVKPSFFIRKATKQDISKMHHFDRVSQSYIKIAKELSKQHNLSLKFIKAYTPIDGLKSYFFYTAETRIDFRQFVKDLAKAIKKRIEMRQIGTRDAVQMLGAVGMCGCKTCCSNFIDVFESVNLKDIQMQNLPMSPSKFTGPCGKLVCCMSFEKINYVIKYILPPEGTNICFDGKEYTISYIDPLTNLITLSSQEEKINVNILDIVPEGYEVAVKKCASCGGCCASNMDQQSVVFEEALA comes from the coding sequence ATGTATACATATATAAGATATATGGACACAAACAAGATAGGCCTTTTGGAAGGTGCAAATGAAGTTTTACCAAAAGACTCTTACGTAATCATAAACAAAGATGACTCTACGGATATTGCCAAGGTGGTGGGAGCATCTAACAAGCTTTACGACGTAAAACCTTCTTTTTTTATAAGAAAAGCCACAAAACAAGATATATCTAAAATGCATCACTTTGATAGAGTTTCTCAAAGCTATATAAAAATAGCTAAAGAACTTTCCAAACAGCATAATCTATCTCTCAAATTTATAAAAGCTTACACTCCGATAGACGGCTTAAAATCTTACTTCTTTTATACCGCTGAAACAAGAATTGATTTTAGGCAATTTGTAAAAGATTTGGCTAAAGCCATTAAAAAAAGAATTGAGATGAGACAAATAGGCACCAGAGATGCGGTCCAGATGCTTGGTGCCGTTGGAATGTGCGGATGTAAGACGTGTTGTTCAAACTTTATAGATGTGTTTGAATCTGTAAACTTAAAAGATATACAAATGCAAAACCTACCCATGTCTCCTTCAAAGTTTACAGGTCCATGTGGTAAACTTGTTTGCTGCATGTCTTTTGAGAAGATAAACTATGTAATAAAGTATATACTTCCCCCAGAAGGCACAAATATTTGTTTTGACGGTAAAGAATACACCATCTCTTACATAGATCCACTTACAAACCTTATAACATTAAGCTCTCAAGAGGAAAAGATAAATGTAAATATTTTGGATATTGTGCCAGAAGGCTATGAAGTAGCTGTTAAAAAGTGTGCTTCTTGCGGTGGATGTTGTGCTTCTAACATGGATCAACAAAGCGTTGTTTTTGAAGAAGCTTTAGCTTAA